One genomic segment of Pseudoalteromonas sp. GCY includes these proteins:
- the hemN gene encoding oxygen-independent coproporphyrinogen III oxidase — MINLPIWNDSLINKYNISGPRYTSYPTALSLESGYSQKELQAAITGSESRSLSLYIHIPFCHQLCYYCGCNKIITRHQSKADVYLDYLAQEIAAKAPLFSEYRVEQLHLGGGTPTFLTTEQMTRLIEMLNSAFNFSQSAQRGIEIDPRSLAPNMMRHLHDLGFNRVSFGVQDFNDEVQAAVNRPQHLDEVLAILTEARTLGFKSINMDMIYGLPFQTVESYKQTIGQLIALSPDRVSVFNYAHLPDRFAAQRKLKEADMPSAGEKLEIFKQTLEQMTTAGYQFIGMDHFAKKDDELAMAQNEGHLHRNFQGYTTHGECDLLGLGVSSISQIGHMILQNEKELKPYYQALSDKRCAITKGITLSGDDEIRAAVIKQLICHFELDKKVFEQRYDINFDEYFVQTLNALEPLARDGLVELSEQSIRVTSSGNLFIRIICMCFDAYLQNQVKNTRFSRVI, encoded by the coding sequence GTGATTAATTTACCTATTTGGAATGATTCCCTTATCAACAAGTACAATATATCTGGTCCTAGATATACCTCATATCCAACGGCCTTATCGCTTGAGTCTGGTTATAGCCAAAAAGAGTTACAAGCGGCTATTACTGGCTCTGAATCTCGCTCACTCTCGCTGTATATTCATATCCCTTTTTGTCATCAACTATGCTACTACTGTGGCTGTAATAAAATCATTACTCGTCATCAATCCAAAGCTGACGTTTACCTAGATTACTTAGCACAAGAAATCGCAGCAAAAGCGCCGCTATTTTCTGAGTATCGTGTAGAACAACTTCATTTAGGCGGTGGTACACCAACTTTCTTAACTACCGAGCAAATGACACGTCTAATCGAAATGCTGAATAGTGCATTTAATTTCTCTCAGAGTGCACAGCGTGGTATTGAAATAGACCCAAGATCACTTGCACCAAATATGATGCGCCATCTACACGATCTCGGATTTAATCGTGTGTCTTTTGGCGTACAAGATTTTAATGATGAAGTACAAGCTGCGGTAAACCGTCCACAGCATCTAGACGAAGTGCTGGCTATCTTAACTGAAGCGAGAACGCTCGGTTTTAAATCTATTAATATGGATATGATCTATGGGCTACCATTTCAAACGGTAGAGAGCTACAAGCAAACGATTGGGCAACTTATCGCACTTTCTCCCGATAGAGTCTCTGTATTTAACTATGCCCATCTTCCGGATAGATTTGCAGCACAGCGAAAACTAAAAGAAGCCGACATGCCAAGTGCGGGAGAAAAACTTGAGATCTTTAAGCAAACACTGGAACAGATGACCACCGCTGGGTATCAATTCATCGGTATGGATCACTTCGCCAAAAAAGACGATGAACTGGCTATGGCACAAAATGAAGGGCATCTACACCGTAATTTTCAAGGCTATACCACTCATGGCGAGTGCGACCTATTAGGTCTTGGTGTGTCGTCTATTTCCCAAATTGGTCACATGATTTTGCAAAATGAAAAAGAGTTAAAACCTTATTATCAGGCTTTAAGTGATAAAAGATGTGCGATCACTAAAGGGATAACTTTAAGTGGTGATGATGAAATACGCGCGGCTGTTATCAAACAACTTATTTGTCATTTTGAGTTAGATAAAAAGGTGTTCGAGCAACGCTATGATATAAATTTTGACGAATATTTCGTTCAAACACTTAACGCTCTTGAGCCTCTAGCCCGCGATGGCTTAGTAGAACTAAGTGAGCAATCTATCCGAGTCACAAGTAGCGGTAATTTATTTATTCGCATCATTTGCATGTGCTTTGATGCCTACTTACAAAACCAAGTCAAAAACACCCGCTTCTCTCGCGTTATTTAA
- the rpoC gene encoding DNA-directed RNA polymerase subunit beta' translates to MKDLLKFLKQQNKTEEFDAIRIGLASPDMVRSWSYGEVKKPETINYRTFKPERDGLFCARIFGPVKDYECLCGKYKRLKHRGVICEKCGVEVTLTKVRRDRMGHIELASPVAHIWFLKSLPSRIGLMLDMTLRDIERVLYFESFVVTEPGMTTLERGQLLGEEEYLDALEEHGDEFEAKMGAEAVLDLLRDLDLGQLIAEMREELPTINSETKRKKITKRLKLMEAFHQSGNNPEWMVMSVLPVLPPDLRPLVPLDGGRFATSDLNDLYRRVINRNNRLKRLLDLAAPDIIVRNEKRMLQEAVDALLDNGRRGRAITGSNKRPLKSLADMIKGKQGRFRQNLLGKRVDYSGRSVITVGPTLKLHQCGLPKKMALELFKPFIYGKLERRGMATTIKAAKKMVEREVPEVWDVLDEVIREHPVLLNRAPTLHRLGIQAFEPVLIEGKAIHLHPLVCAAYNADFDGDQMAVHVPLTLEAQLEARALMMSTNNILAPANGEPIIVPSQDVVLGLYYMTRDRINGKGEGLVFKDAKEAEKAYRVGAAELHARVKVRITEVTIDEETRERGTLTHLVDTTVGRAILSLNIPEGLPFELINKPLGKKQISGLLNECYRRLGLKDTVIFADQVMYTGFHYAMKSGVSIGINDMVIPPTKGEIIDRAEAEVAEINQQFQSGLVTAGEKYNKVIDIWSRVNENLSREMMANLSKETVINAEGNEEEQPSFNSVFMMADSGARGSAAQIRQLAGMRGLMARPDGSIIETPITANFREGLNVLQYFISTHGARKGLADTALKTANSGYLTRRLVDVAQDLVINESDCGTEEGLVMKPLIEGGDVVEPLRERVLGRVVAEDVVKPGTTEVLVERNVMIDEKLCDLLEEHSVDEVKVRSVITCQNDFGVCAHCYGRDLARGHIINPGEAVGVIAAQSIGEPGTQLTMRTFHIGGAASRASAENSVQVKNNGNLKLHNAKFVINADGKIVITSRSTEITIIDEHGREKERYKVPYGAVLTVQDGADVKGNDIVATWDPHSHPIIIEHESKVSFSDIDDSNTEAQTDELTGLTRVVVKDLAKVNAKEPKLIIENEERGLQEIRLPSFTTIEITDGATVLPGSVLARIPQEGSKTRDITGGLPRVADLFEARKPKDPAILAEITGTVSFGKETKGKKRLVITPEEGDAYEEMIPKWRQLNVFEGEQVAKGEVIADGPESPHDILRLRGVTDVSNYITNEVQEVYRLQGVKINDKHIETIVRQMLRKCIILDGGDSEFLVGEQAEVARVNIANRELEMQGKIPAKFEIQLMGITKASLATESFISAASFQETTRVLTEAAVNGKSDELRGLKENVIVGRLIPAGTGFAYHEERINRRKQGEAAVEEQTVSAEEATQALTDALNADLLGGNE, encoded by the coding sequence GTGAAAGACTTACTTAAGTTTCTGAAGCAACAAAATAAGACCGAAGAATTCGATGCAATTCGCATTGGTCTTGCTTCGCCAGACATGGTGCGTTCATGGTCTTACGGTGAAGTAAAGAAACCTGAGACAATCAACTACCGTACTTTCAAGCCTGAGCGTGATGGCTTATTCTGTGCCCGTATCTTCGGCCCAGTAAAAGATTACGAGTGTTTGTGTGGTAAATACAAGCGCTTGAAGCACCGTGGTGTTATCTGTGAAAAGTGTGGCGTTGAAGTAACGCTAACAAAAGTACGTCGTGACCGTATGGGCCACATCGAGCTGGCTAGCCCAGTTGCGCATATTTGGTTCTTGAAATCACTTCCGTCACGTATCGGCCTAATGCTAGATATGACACTTCGTGATATCGAGCGCGTACTTTATTTCGAATCATTCGTGGTAACTGAGCCAGGTATGACTACGCTTGAGCGCGGTCAACTACTAGGTGAAGAAGAATACCTAGATGCACTTGAAGAGCACGGTGATGAGTTTGAAGCGAAGATGGGTGCAGAAGCTGTACTTGATCTACTTCGTGACCTAGACCTTGGTCAGTTAATCGCTGAAATGCGTGAAGAGTTGCCAACAATCAACTCTGAAACTAAGCGCAAGAAAATCACTAAGCGTCTTAAACTAATGGAAGCGTTCCATCAATCAGGTAACAACCCTGAGTGGATGGTAATGAGCGTGCTACCGGTTCTTCCACCAGATCTACGTCCTCTAGTACCACTAGACGGCGGTCGTTTTGCGACTTCAGATCTGAACGACCTTTACCGTCGTGTGATCAACCGTAACAACCGTTTGAAGCGTCTTCTAGACCTAGCTGCACCAGACATCATCGTACGTAACGAAAAGCGTATGCTTCAAGAAGCGGTTGATGCGCTACTTGATAATGGTCGTCGTGGCCGTGCAATTACGGGTTCTAACAAGCGTCCACTGAAGTCGCTTGCTGACATGATCAAAGGTAAGCAAGGTCGTTTCCGTCAAAACCTTCTAGGTAAGCGTGTTGACTATTCAGGCCGTTCTGTTATCACCGTTGGTCCTACGCTGAAACTACATCAGTGTGGTCTACCTAAGAAGATGGCACTTGAGCTATTCAAGCCATTTATCTACGGTAAACTAGAGCGCCGTGGTATGGCGACAACCATCAAAGCTGCGAAGAAGATGGTTGAGCGTGAAGTACCAGAGGTTTGGGACGTACTAGACGAAGTTATCCGTGAGCACCCGGTTTTACTTAACCGTGCGCCAACACTTCACCGTCTAGGTATCCAAGCATTCGAACCTGTACTTATCGAAGGTAAAGCGATTCACCTGCACCCGTTAGTGTGTGCGGCGTATAACGCTGACTTCGATGGTGACCAAATGGCTGTTCACGTACCACTGACGCTTGAAGCACAGTTGGAAGCGCGTGCATTGATGATGTCTACCAACAACATCCTAGCACCAGCTAACGGTGAGCCAATCATCGTTCCTTCACAGGACGTTGTACTAGGTCTTTACTACATGACTCGCGATCGCATCAACGGTAAAGGTGAAGGTTTAGTATTTAAAGATGCTAAAGAAGCTGAAAAAGCATACCGTGTAGGTGCTGCTGAGCTTCACGCTCGTGTTAAAGTGCGTATCACAGAAGTGACTATCGACGAAGAAACACGTGAGCGCGGCACTTTAACTCACCTAGTAGATACGACAGTAGGTCGTGCAATCCTTTCATTGAATATCCCTGAAGGCTTGCCGTTTGAACTGATCAACAAACCACTAGGTAAGAAACAAATTTCTGGTCTTCTTAACGAGTGTTACCGTCGTCTAGGTCTTAAAGATACTGTTATCTTTGCTGACCAAGTGATGTATACCGGTTTCCACTACGCGATGAAGTCAGGTGTTTCTATCGGTATCAATGACATGGTAATCCCACCAACTAAAGGTGAGATCATCGATCGTGCGGAAGCTGAAGTTGCGGAAATCAACCAACAGTTCCAATCAGGTCTTGTAACTGCCGGTGAGAAATACAACAAAGTTATCGATATCTGGTCACGTGTAAACGAAAACCTTTCTCGCGAGATGATGGCTAACCTTTCAAAAGAAACGGTTATCAACGCTGAAGGCAACGAAGAAGAGCAACCGTCATTTAACTCAGTGTTTATGATGGCAGACTCAGGCGCTCGTGGTAGTGCTGCTCAGATCCGTCAGCTAGCGGGTATGCGTGGTCTAATGGCTCGTCCAGATGGTTCAATCATCGAAACGCCAATCACAGCTAACTTCCGTGAAGGTCTAAACGTACTACAGTACTTTATCTCGACGCACGGTGCGCGTAAGGGTCTAGCGGATACGGCACTTAAGACAGCGAACTCGGGTTACCTAACTCGTCGTCTAGTAGACGTAGCACAAGATTTGGTTATCAATGAATCAGACTGTGGTACCGAAGAAGGTCTAGTAATGAAGCCGCTAATTGAAGGTGGTGATGTTGTAGAGCCGCTTCGTGAGCGCGTACTAGGTCGTGTTGTTGCTGAAGACGTGGTTAAGCCTGGTACAACAGAAGTACTGGTTGAACGCAACGTAATGATTGACGAAAAACTGTGTGACCTTCTAGAAGAGCACTCAGTAGACGAAGTTAAAGTACGTTCTGTAATCACCTGTCAAAACGACTTTGGTGTGTGTGCACACTGTTATGGTCGTGACTTGGCGCGTGGCCACATCATCAACCCTGGTGAAGCAGTTGGTGTAATCGCGGCACAGTCAATCGGTGAGCCGGGTACACAGCTTACGATGCGTACATTCCACATCGGTGGTGCGGCATCACGAGCTTCTGCAGAGAACAGTGTTCAAGTTAAGAACAATGGTAATCTGAAACTTCACAATGCGAAGTTTGTAATCAATGCTGATGGCAAAATCGTTATCACATCTCGTTCAACTGAGATCACGATAATCGATGAGCACGGTCGTGAGAAAGAGCGTTATAAAGTTCCTTACGGTGCAGTATTAACTGTACAAGATGGTGCTGACGTTAAAGGTAACGATATCGTTGCTACTTGGGACCCGCATAGCCACCCAATCATCATTGAACATGAGTCAAAAGTATCGTTCAGCGATATCGATGATTCAAACACTGAAGCACAGACTGATGAGTTAACTGGTCTAACACGTGTGGTTGTTAAGGATCTTGCGAAAGTAAACGCGAAAGAGCCTAAACTAATCATTGAGAACGAAGAACGTGGTCTTCAAGAGATCCGTCTACCTTCATTCACAACGATTGAAATCACAGATGGTGCAACAGTACTACCTGGTTCGGTATTGGCCCGTATTCCACAAGAAGGTTCGAAGACTCGTGACATCACGGGTGGTCTACCTCGAGTTGCTGACCTATTCGAAGCGCGTAAGCCAAAAGATCCTGCAATTCTTGCAGAAATCACAGGTACCGTTAGCTTCGGTAAAGAGACTAAAGGTAAGAAACGTCTTGTGATCACACCGGAAGAGGGTGATGCATACGAAGAGATGATCCCGAAATGGCGTCAGCTTAACGTGTTCGAAGGTGAGCAAGTGGCTAAAGGTGAAGTTATCGCCGATGGTCCAGAGTCTCCGCACGACATCCTACGTCTACGTGGTGTTACTGATGTATCTAACTACATCACTAACGAAGTACAAGAAGTATACCGTCTACAGGGCGTAAAGATTAACGATAAGCACATTGAGACTATCGTTCGTCAGATGCTTCGTAAGTGTATCATCCTTGATGGTGGTGACAGTGAGTTCCTAGTAGGCGAGCAAGCTGAGGTTGCACGTGTAAACATCGCTAACCGTGAACTAGAAATGCAAGGTAAGATCCCAGCTAAGTTTGAAATCCAACTAATGGGTATTACTAAAGCGTCACTTGCGACTGAATCGTTTATTTCTGCGGCATCGTTCCAGGAAACAACACGTGTTCTAACCGAAGCTGCGGTTAACGGTAAGAGCGATGAGCTACGTGGTCTGAAAGAAAACGTAATCGTGGGTCGTTTGATCCCTGCGGGTACAGGTTTCGCATACCATGAAGAACGCATCAACCGTCGTAAGCAAGGTGAAGCAGCTGTTGAAGAGCAAACAGTAAGTGCTGAAGAGGCAACTCAAGCGCTAACAGACGCACTAAACGCTGATTTATTAGGTGGCAACGAGTAA
- the fusA gene encoding elongation factor G translates to MARTTPIERYRNIGICAHVDAGKTTTTERVLFYTGLSHKIGEVHDGAATMDWMEQEQERGITITSAATTCFWKGMDAQFDEHRVNIIDTPGHVDFTIEVERSLRVLDGAVVVLCASSGVQPQTETVWRQANKYEVPRMIFVNKMDRTGANFLSVVEQVKKRLGATPVPIQLPIGAEDEFKGVIDLIKMKAINWNEEDQGMTFNYEEVPADLLELAEEWRSHLIESAAEASEELMEKYLEDGELSEEEIKSALRQRTLANEIVPMTTGSAFKNKGVQAVLDAVIEFMPSPTEVKAIQGVLEDETEDTREADDNAPFAALAFKIATDPFVGTLTFFRVYSGKVSQGDSVLNPVKGKKERFGRIVQMHSNSREEIKEVHAGDIAAAIGLKDVTTGDTLCAQDAPITLERMEFPEPVISVAVEPKTVADQEKMGVALGKLAAEDPSFRVETDEESGQTIISGMGELHLDIIVDRMKREFNVVCNVGKPQVAYRETIRASVEAEGKFVRQSGGRGQYGHVWLKLEPMDVSDDDAPIYEFVNEIVGGTVPKEYIPAVDKGIQEQMKQGVLAGYPLLGVKATLFDGSFHDVDSNEMAFKIAGSMGFRKGALEASPVLLEPVMKVEVITPEENMGDVVGDLNRRRGIIEGMEEAFGGSKQINAQVPLSEMFGYATDLRSATQGRASYSMEFLKYAEAAKNVADAIIAARAVK, encoded by the coding sequence ATGGCACGGACAACTCCGATTGAGCGCTACCGTAACATTGGTATATGTGCTCACGTAGATGCGGGTAAAACAACTACGACCGAGCGCGTACTTTTCTATACTGGTCTTTCTCATAAGATTGGTGAGGTACACGACGGTGCCGCAACTATGGACTGGATGGAGCAGGAGCAAGAGCGTGGTATCACGATCACTTCTGCTGCAACGACGTGTTTCTGGAAAGGGATGGATGCTCAGTTTGATGAGCATCGTGTAAACATCATCGATACTCCAGGACACGTAGATTTTACTATCGAAGTAGAGCGTTCATTGCGCGTACTTGATGGTGCTGTTGTTGTGTTATGTGCTTCATCAGGTGTGCAACCGCAAACTGAGACCGTTTGGCGTCAGGCAAACAAATACGAAGTACCACGTATGATTTTCGTCAATAAGATGGATCGTACGGGAGCAAACTTCTTGTCTGTTGTTGAACAAGTTAAAAAACGTCTCGGTGCTACACCTGTGCCTATTCAGCTACCAATTGGTGCTGAAGATGAATTTAAAGGTGTTATTGACCTTATCAAGATGAAAGCGATTAACTGGAATGAAGAAGACCAGGGGATGACTTTCAACTATGAAGAGGTCCCTGCAGATCTTCTCGAGCTTGCTGAAGAATGGCGTTCTCACCTAATTGAGAGCGCTGCAGAAGCTTCTGAAGAGCTAATGGAAAAATATCTTGAAGATGGTGAGTTGAGCGAAGAAGAGATTAAATCAGCCCTTCGCCAACGCACATTGGCCAATGAAATTGTGCCAATGACGACAGGTAGTGCATTCAAAAACAAAGGTGTTCAGGCTGTGCTTGACGCTGTGATTGAATTCATGCCTTCGCCTACTGAAGTAAAAGCTATCCAAGGTGTCTTAGAAGACGAAACCGAAGATACGCGTGAAGCTGACGATAATGCACCGTTTGCGGCGCTTGCATTTAAGATCGCAACCGATCCATTCGTTGGCACACTTACTTTCTTCCGAGTTTACTCTGGTAAAGTTAGCCAAGGTGATTCGGTACTAAATCCTGTTAAAGGTAAAAAAGAGCGTTTTGGACGTATTGTTCAAATGCACTCAAACTCGCGTGAAGAGATTAAAGAAGTTCATGCGGGTGACATCGCGGCTGCTATCGGCCTAAAAGATGTGACTACTGGTGATACACTTTGTGCTCAAGATGCCCCAATTACGTTAGAACGTATGGAGTTCCCTGAGCCTGTAATCTCGGTCGCAGTAGAACCTAAAACAGTAGCTGACCAAGAAAAAATGGGCGTTGCGCTTGGTAAACTTGCAGCAGAAGATCCTTCATTCCGTGTAGAAACGGACGAAGAATCAGGTCAGACGATTATCTCTGGTATGGGTGAGCTTCACTTAGATATCATTGTCGATCGTATGAAGCGTGAGTTTAACGTTGTGTGTAACGTTGGTAAGCCTCAGGTTGCATACCGCGAAACTATCCGAGCTTCTGTTGAAGCTGAAGGTAAGTTTGTGCGTCAATCTGGTGGTCGTGGTCAATATGGTCACGTTTGGTTGAAGCTAGAACCAATGGATGTCTCTGATGATGATGCGCCAATATACGAATTCGTTAACGAAATCGTAGGTGGTACAGTACCAAAAGAGTATATCCCAGCGGTTGATAAAGGTATTCAAGAGCAGATGAAGCAAGGTGTTCTTGCCGGTTATCCGCTATTGGGTGTTAAAGCTACCTTGTTTGATGGCTCGTTCCATGATGTTGACTCAAACGAGATGGCGTTTAAGATCGCAGGTTCGATGGGCTTTAGGAAGGGCGCGCTAGAAGCAAGTCCAGTTCTACTTGAGCCTGTCATGAAAGTAGAAGTAATCACCCCTGAAGAAAACATGGGTGATGTAGTAGGCGACTTAAACCGTCGTCGTGGCATAATTGAAGGCATGGAAGAAGCATTTGGTGGCTCGAAGCAAATTAATGCTCAGGTACCGCTTTCTGAAATGTTTGGTTATGCAACAGACTTACGCTCCGCTACACAAGGGCGCGCATCATACTCTATGGAATTCCTAAAGTATGCTGAAGCGGCTAAAAACGTAGCTGATGCAATAATTGCAGCTCGCGCTGTTAAGTAA
- the rpsL gene encoding 30S ribosomal protein S12: MATINQLVRKPRRSKVTKSNSAALKACPQKRGVCTRVYTTTPKKPNSALRKVARVRLTNGFEVTSYIGGEGHNLQEHSVILIRGGRVKDLPGVRFHTVRGALDCAGVNDRRQARSKYGAKRPKG; encoded by the coding sequence ATGGCAACTATTAACCAGCTAGTGCGTAAGCCACGTCGTAGCAAGGTTACAAAGAGCAACTCTGCTGCTCTTAAAGCTTGTCCACAAAAGCGTGGTGTATGTACTCGTGTATATACAACAACACCTAAGAAACCAAACTCTGCATTACGTAAAGTAGCGCGTGTACGTTTAACTAACGGTTTCGAAGTAACTTCATACATTGGTGGTGAAGGTCACAACCTACAAGAGCACAGTGTAATCCTAATCCGTGGTGGTCGTGTTAAAGACTTACCAGGTGTGCGTTTCCATACTGTTCGTGGTGCACTTGACTGTGCAGGCGTAAACGACCGTAGACAGGCTCGTTCTAAGTACGGTGCAAAACGTCCTAAGGGCTAA
- the rpsG gene encoding 30S ribosomal protein S7, translated as MPRRRVIGQRKILPDPKFGSELLAKFVNVVMLDGKKSTAEKIVYGALDVAAEKSGKSHLEIFEAALDNVRPQVEVKSRRVGGSTYQVPVEVRPVRRNALGMRWLVEAARKRGEKSMGLRLAQEMIDAAENKGTAVKKREDVHRMAEANKAFAHYRW; from the coding sequence ATGCCTAGAAGACGCGTAATAGGTCAACGTAAAATTCTTCCAGATCCGAAGTTCGGATCAGAGCTTCTTGCTAAATTCGTTAACGTAGTAATGCTTGACGGCAAGAAATCTACTGCTGAAAAAATCGTATATGGTGCGCTAGACGTGGCTGCTGAAAAATCAGGCAAGTCGCACCTAGAAATCTTTGAAGCTGCACTTGATAACGTTCGCCCACAGGTAGAGGTTAAATCTCGCCGTGTTGGTGGTTCAACGTACCAAGTACCAGTTGAAGTACGTCCAGTGCGTCGTAACGCACTAGGTATGCGTTGGTTGGTTGAAGCTGCACGTAAGCGTGGCGAAAAATCAATGGGTCTTCGTCTTGCTCAAGAGATGATCGACGCTGCTGAAAACAAAGGCACTGCGGTTAAGAAACGTGAAGACGTTCACCGTATGGCTGAAGCGAACAAAGCATTCGCTCACTACCGTTGGTAA
- the tuf gene encoding elongation factor Tu: protein MAKEKFERVKPHVNVGTIGHVDHGKTTLTAAITNVLAKVYGGTAKDFASIDNAPEERERGITISTSHVEYDTPTRHYAHVDCPGHADYVKNMITGAAQMDGAILVVAATDGPMPQTREHILLSRQVGVPYIIVFMNKCDMVDDEELLELVEMEVRELLSEYDFPGDDLPLIQGSALKALEGEEQWEAKIIELAEALDTYIPEPERDIDKPFIMPIEDVFSIQGRGTVVTGRVEAGIINVNDEVEIVGIKETTKTTCTGVEMFRKLLDEGRAGENIGALLRGTKRDEVERGQVLCKPGSIKPHTKFTSEVYVLSKDEGGRHTPFFKGYRPQFYFRTTDVTGDIQLPDGVEMVMPGDNIKMTVELIVPIAMDEGLRFAIREGGRTVGAGVVATIEE, encoded by the coding sequence ATGGCAAAAGAAAAGTTTGAACGCGTAAAACCGCACGTAAACGTTGGTACTATCGGCCACGTTGACCACGGTAAAACTACACTAACTGCAGCAATCACTAACGTACTTGCAAAAGTATACGGTGGTACAGCAAAAGACTTCGCATCAATCGATAACGCTCCAGAAGAGCGTGAGCGTGGTATCACAATCTCAACTTCACACGTTGAGTATGACACACCAACTCGTCACTATGCACACGTAGACTGTCCAGGACACGCTGACTATGTTAAAAACATGATCACTGGTGCTGCACAGATGGACGGCGCGATCCTAGTAGTTGCTGCTACTGACGGTCCTATGCCTCAAACACGTGAGCACATCCTACTTTCTCGTCAGGTTGGTGTACCTTACATCATCGTATTCATGAACAAATGTGACATGGTTGACGACGAAGAGCTACTAGAGCTAGTAGAGATGGAAGTTCGTGAACTACTTTCTGAGTACGACTTCCCAGGTGATGACCTACCACTAATCCAAGGTTCAGCGCTTAAAGCACTAGAAGGCGAAGAGCAGTGGGAAGCGAAGATCATTGAGCTTGCAGAAGCACTAGATACTTACATCCCAGAGCCAGAGCGTGACATCGATAAGCCATTCATCATGCCTATCGAAGACGTATTCTCAATCCAAGGTCGTGGTACAGTAGTAACAGGCCGTGTTGAAGCTGGTATCATCAACGTGAACGACGAAGTAGAAATCGTAGGTATTAAAGAAACTACGAAGACAACTTGTACGGGTGTTGAGATGTTCCGTAAGCTACTAGACGAAGGTCGTGCGGGTGAGAACATCGGTGCACTACTACGTGGTACTAAGCGTGATGAAGTTGAGCGTGGTCAAGTACTATGTAAGCCTGGTTCAATCAAGCCACACACAAAATTCACTTCAGAAGTATACGTACTTTCGAAAGATGAAGGTGGTCGTCACACTCCTTTCTTCAAAGGTTACCGTCCACAGTTCTACTTCCGTACAACAGACGTAACTGGTGACATCCAGCTACCAGACGGCGTAGAAATGGTAATGCCTGGCGACAACATCAAGATGACTGTTGAGCTAATCGTACCAATCGCGATGGACGAAGGTCTACGTTTCGCTATCCGTGAAGGTGGCCGTACAGTAGGTGCTGGTGTTGTAGCAACAATCGAAGAGTAA